A window of Phyllopteryx taeniolatus isolate TA_2022b chromosome 19, UOR_Ptae_1.2, whole genome shotgun sequence contains these coding sequences:
- the neurl2 gene encoding neuralized-like protein 2 isoform X2, which yields MEAFPDQFMEFHPIHGTNVQLDSSGTQATRVESFANGVCFSKQPLKPGEIFLIEIEDKELGWCGHLRIGLTARDPRDLEVVPEYSIPDLTDLGDSWVFAITRNHNKVTEEVDPGEGGQDLREGLAGGQRPGREEAENNNDDNSKPKTFFTDSHLHIENVWIPRDKLVGRSRPGRFSHILDDLYKTNTLPPTARRSRIGVLYVPKGPDLGDMHIVINGEDMGASARGIPTIEPVYAVVDVFAATKCVRIVQVEYGFSSLQTLCRKSIQKHIVHRMAIDWLELPEALKHLCKYE from the exons ATGGAAGCTTTTCCAGACCAGTTCATGGAATTCCACCCTATCCATGGGACGAATGTGCAGCTGGACTCCTCAGGGACCCAGGCAACGCGGGTGGAGAGCTTTGCCAATGGAGTGTGCTTTAGCAAACAACCCTTAAAACCCGGAGAGATTTTCCTCATCGAGATTGAGGACAAGGAGCTAGGCTGGTGCGGCCACCTCCGGATCGGTCTGACCGCCAGGGACCCTAGAGACTTGGAGGTGGTCCCTGAATACTCAATCCCAGACCTGACAGACCTGGGTGACAGCTGGGTGTTCGCCATTACTCGTAACCACAACAAGGTCACGGAGGAAGTGGATCCAGGAGAAGGTGGCCAAGACCTTAGAGAGGGACTAGCTGGGGGTCAGAGACCCGGACGAGAGGAGGCTGAAAACAACAACGACGACAACAGCAAACCAAAGACTTTTTTCACAGACTCTCATTTGCACATTGAGAATGTTTGGATCCCCAGAGACAAGCTTGTTGGCCGCAGCCGGCCTGGACGCTTCAGCCACATTCTGGACGACTTGTACAAGACCAACACTTTGCCGCCTACAGCCAGACGCAGCCGGATAGGAGTTCTGTATGTACCGAAAGGCCCTGATCTAGGTGACATGCATATCGTCATCAATGGGGAGGACATGGGTGCTTCTGCAAGAGGCATCCCCACCATAGAGCCTGTTTATGCTGTAGTGGATGTATTTGCTGCTACTAAGTgtgtcaggattgtgcaggtggAGTATGGAT TCTCCTCCTTGCAGACACTGTGCAGGAAGTCCATCCAGAAGCACATTGTCCACAGAATGGCAATTGACTGGCTGGAGCTACCAGAGGCACTGAAGCACCTCTGCAAGTACGAGTGA